GAAAAAAGCTGAGCGATAAAATCGCTAAATAATAACTTGAGTTCGGAAATTATTTATTGCTCAGAGCTCTTAGATAATTATCAAACTAAGGTTAATACTATCCAATCAACTCTTCCAATTCCTTATCGATATAATAAGCGCCCATTCCATCAAGACCTATCAGTTCTATTTTTTCAAGGATATTGGCAAAGAGGATTTCTTCTTCCCTTTGTTCATCCACATAAAACTGCACAAAATTATAGGTGCCATAGGCTTTTTCCTTGCTGGACAGTTCTGAAAGATCATGCACAGCTTGGGTAACCTCCTGTTCTTCTTTCAATGAATGCTCAACAACCTCTTTGATATTCTTAAAATCCTGCTTGGGTTGATCAAGTGCCGGTACAACAGAATGCCCGCCAATGTCATTCAGATATTTGAACACTTTGAGCATGTGCTGCCTTTCTTCCTCAGAATGCGCATAGAAAAATTTAGCACATCCGTTCAATCCTCTTTGCTCGCACCACGATGCTTTGGCAAGATATGAGTAAGAAGCAGAAGCTTCCAATTTTATTTGTTGATTTAATGCTTTCTCCAGTTTTTTGGATTCCATAACGTTTTATTTTTTGCTTTGTAAAGTAACTATGATTAAACTACAAATGGAAATTGCAAATTGTTGAAGAATCAACAGCGCATCTCCTGTGAGTTTTTATTTTCAAGCTGTACTTTTGGGCAATCGCACTTAGATGCCGAACAGGCTGATAAAATAAGCATAAGTGTACTAAAAACCAGCAAATGGTATTGTTTTTTTTCAAACATAATCTTGATTTTTATAAATATTCTGATTTTACTAACAAAATAAAACCCTTTTTTATTGGCCAAACAATATAAAATATTTTACGGAATTCTCGATTGGGGGCTGGGACATGCAAGCAGAAGCATCCCCATAATAAGGTATCTTTTGAAAAAAGGCAATGAGCTGCACATCGGCTCTTCCGGCAGGGCTTTTGATCTTTTAAGCAAGGAAATCCACCCGGATAAAAATGTGCAATTTTTCCGCCTGCCGGACTACGCCCCGGAATACAAAGGCAAAAAAGGCCTTTTGGGGGATATGCTGCGCCAAACCCCGCATTTCCTCAAAACAATCAAACAGGAAGAAAAATGGATGCGCCTGAAGCAGCACAGTGAAAACTACGACCTGATAATATCAGACAACCGCTATGGATTGCACAGTGAGGGCGCTAAAAATATTTTCCTGAGCCATCAGGCTACTATTCTTACGCCAGGAAAATTTGGGCTCTTACAATATTTTGTGAATAGGTGGTATAAAAACAAATACCTCAAATATTTTGATGAAATATGGATTCCCGACAGCAAAGACAAACACAACCTTTCAGGCAAACTTTCACTGGGACATCTGCCGCTTAAGAAAAGGTACATTGGTCCATTGAGCAGATTTTGGAATATAGAATCCAAAGGCAAGAAGCGAAAAAAATACGATTTGCTGTTGTTGCTTTCAGGACCTGAACCACAGCGCAGCTTTCTTGAGGAAATGCTTTTGGAACAAATTCGTGGCATGGGTTATACAACACTGTGTGTACAAGGCAAGACCGAACTCTTTTCTAAAGCACCATTTACCGACAATATTGACCAAATCAGCTATTTGAATGGCGATGAATTATTGGATGCCATTCAAAGTTCTGAGAAAATCATCTGTCGCTCTGGCTATTCCACAATAATGGAACTGGCAGGACTTGGGAAATCAGCAATTTTAATTCCCACACCTGGACAAAGCGAGCAGGAATACCTGGCGCACAGCCTAAAAGAAAAGGGGTGGTTTTACAGTATTGAACAGGATAAATTCATGCTGGAAACTGCACTTGAAGCAGCAGAAAATTACAAGCTGCCCTATAAAATCCCGGTGAATTACTTCTACAAAAAAATAGGTTCAGTCTTTAAAAGACTCTAAAGCCGAACGGCCTTCGCTCAAAAACATATCTGGCGGATAGGCACCCATTACTTTTTTTACCACACTGCCATCGGCCCTCAGGAAAAAGAAAGTGGGATAGGCTGTAACTCTGTATTTTCCTGCAAATTCACGGCCATTGCCTTTTTCTGCATCCAACTTAAGGTTGATGAAATTTGCATTGTAAAACGCTGCTACATCGGCATCCTTAAAAGTGTTGGCATCCATCCATTTGCAGGGCCCACACCAAACGGCATAAGCATCAACAAATACAGGTTTATTTTCAGACTTTGCTTTTTCAAGCGCCTCCTGGTAGGTCCCTTCAAAAAAATCAATTTGTGCATTTGCCATCAAAACCAAGCTGACAAAACAAATGCTGAGGTATAGTTTTTTCATAAACATCTTATTCTTTGATTTTTATCATTTGCTTAACGCATAAAACTCACTTTCTATTTCAGAACCAAACAAAATCTTTGCAGTAGCTCTAAATGAAGCAGTATTGTCTGAAAGGAAAAATCGGTGTTGCCCTTTCTTTTTCTGATTATTGAGCAATTGTTCTTTTTCCAGCACATTTTTCACTGCTTTTTGTGTGAAATCTGTAGAATCAAAAACCTTTACTTTTTCTCCAAAAAATACTTGTATTTCCTTTTTTATCAAAGGATAATGGGTGCAAGCCAGTACAATAGCATCAATATTCTTAAACTGCTGGTCGCTCAAATAAGCCTCAATAATTTCCTGGCTGATCTTGTCGTGAAAAAAACCTGCCTCGATCATAGGTGCTAAAAGCGGTGTTTCCTTACATACTACTTCTACATTGGGAATGACTGCTTTAATTTTCTTTGGGTAAACTCCTGAAGCAATAGTGCCTCGCGTTCCGATAATCGCGATTTTTGACAAGCTGCGGTCTGCCTCTAAGTTTTCTACCAGTGGCTCTACTACATTAATGATTTTAATACGCTGGCCATAATTTTCCTGCAGAAAATCATAGGCAAATGCCGAAGCTGTATTACAAGCTATTACCAGCATTTTACAATTATGTTCTAATAAAAATTCAGTGATCTGTGCAGCATATTTCCTTACCAACTCGGGTGATTTGTCCCCGTAGGGAAGATGTGCCGTATCACCAAAATACAAAATGTCTTCATGAGGAAGACATTTTATAATAGCATCGGCAATGGTCAAGCCTCCAATACCGGAGTCGAAAATGCCAAGCGGAAAGTTATTTTTAAGCAAGGTGAATTAGTTGATTTTCGCCCTTACCAAAGGTGTAATATTATCAGATTCTGGCGCAACAATTATTGATTGTCCCGGGCTGGAATCAAATACGTAAGCATAACCTTTTTCGGCAGCAACTTCATTTACAGCAGTCATGATTTGTTCCTCGAGTGGCGCCAAAAGTTCATTTTGTTTTTCCATCAATTGCTGTTCAGAACTTCCCTGCAGTTTTTGAATGCGCTGTTCCAAGTCAACGATTTCCTTTTGCCTGGTTTCTTTTATACTCGGCAGCATATCAGCTTCTTCTTCATAGTACTGCTTAACCTTCGATTCGTATTCGCTGTTCAGGTTGCCAAGATAAGTTTGCAATTCCTGGGCAAACTTTTGCAGTTGTTTTTCGGCAGCGGCATAAGAGGGTAAATCAGCTAATAGGGTCTGGAAATTCACATGTCCCATTTTTACGTTAGTTCCTTGGGCGCTTAGACTTAGGCTTAATGTCAGTAATGCAAATGTTAGAAGCAGTGTTTTACTTATTGATTTGATCATTTTTCTTTGATTTTTTAATGATTTACAATTATTAAATGAGTAATAGTGTTATAAAAAGCCTTTTATTTTGAGGCACAAATATAGTTTAATTATGAAATTATTTTTCTTCCTGTGTTTTAATGGCCGCATAGCCCATAGCTTTTAAAATTTCATCACTCAGGTCGAGCTTTTGATTGTAATAAAGCATAGTTACGGCAGAACGGTCAAATATTACATCGTAGCTTTTCGCTTTTGAAATTTTTTGGATTTCATTGTAAATATTGTCTTGCAAGGGTTTGGTCAGTTCTTGTCTTTTTTGAAACAGCTCCCCTTCATAGCCAAATTTTTGTTTTTGGTATTCTTTAACCTGGCGTTCTTTTTCCTCAATGGCATTTTGGCGCTGTACTTTTTGTTGTTCTGTCAGCAGTACTTGTTCTGCCTGGTAGGATTTGTACATTTTGTCAATTTCGCGGTAGCGCTGATCAATTTCATCGCGCCATTCACCAGCCAGTTCATCTAATTTTTCCTGGGCTTTTTGATAATCCGGTATTCTTTCCAAAATATAGTCGGTATCGACATATGCAAAGCGCTGGGCAAAAGCCTGGCTGAAACTAAGCATGATAAAAGCAGTGACAATTAGAGTTGATTTTTTCATAAGATTGTTTTTTAAACTACTCTGGTTCAAAACCGAGCACAATGGTAAATTTACCGTATTTGCCCAGAAAATCCCCAAAGCTTGTTGGTTTTTCTATAACTACGTTTTCAAACATCTCCTTATCAAATCCAATGCCATAATCGAAACCTAGGAGTCCGAACATTGGTAAAAATATACGGACACCCAGTCCCACAGAGCGTGCCTGATCAAATGGGTTGTATTTTTTTATGCTGTTCCAGTAATTTCCTGCTTCAAAAAATGCGTGTGCATAAATGGTAGAGGAAGGATTGGTAGAAAATGCATAACGCAATTCAGTTGTAAACTTATTATAGAATGGAGAACCTTCACTTGGGGTTCCTACTTCATAACCCCTCATTGAGATAATATCACGACCAAAGAACTGGAAATTTGACAATCCGTCTCCACCCAATTCAAAGCGCTCAAATGGGGAGTGGCCAATGTCCTGATTGTAATAGCCCATGAATCCAAGTTTGGCTGCAGTTCTCAATACTAGGTTGCCCTTAATATTTAAAAACCATTCGGCTTTGACTTTCCATTTGTGGTATTCTATGTAGCGGTACTTATCATTATTTTCCATTGTAGCATAATCCTTATTGCTAAAAGATGAATAAGGTGGTGTCATAGCCAATGAAAGTGAAAAATTTGAGCCTCTTTTGGGGAAATGAGGGGCATCGACAGAACTTCTGGAGAGCGTGAAATTAATATTGAAATTATTGGATACACCATCTGTAATAATGAAATTGGAGGATGTCCAGTTGTCTAATTTATAAGTTTGGAAATTCAAAGACGTTTGGAAAACAAAGAAATCATCGGGCCATTTCAATCTTGTGCCAATTCCTACAGAAGTGGAATTGTTTATCATTCGTCCTCTGACTTCTCTTGTAGCAAAATTAAAATCAGCAAAACGAGAGTGAAAATAGCTTACTGTAAATGAGTTTGGTTTTTTACCTCCAATCCAGGGCTCGGTAAATGAAAGGTTGTAGGACTGATAAATTTTTCCGTTGGTTTGTACACGCAAGGATAGTTTTTGTCCATCTCCTGATGGCAGTGGAGACCAGGAGCCTTTGTCAAACAAATTCTGAATGGAGAAATTGGTAAAGGAAATACCTACAGTACCTACAACACCTCGGCCTCTACCGCCCCAACCTGCAGAAAGCTCCAGCTGATCCGATGGTTTTTCTACAACGTGGTATTCAATATCAACCGTACCTTCCTCTGGATTTGGAATTGGGCGCACATCCATTTGTTCCGGATCAAAATAACCAAGTTGAGCAATTTCTCTTTGTGAACGAATCAAATCCGATCGGCTGAATTTATTACCCGGCAATGTTCTCAACTCTCTTCTCACTACTTTTTCATTGGTCTTGGTATTCCCATATATCCTCACTTCATCGATTGTTGCCTGGGGACCTTCATAAATCCTTATCTCAACATCAATCGAATCCTCTTCAACTGCAACTTCTACCGGGGTTACCTGGAAAAAGAGATATCCATC
This genomic window from Chitinophagales bacterium contains:
- a CDS encoding thioredoxin family protein translates to MKKLYLSICFVSLVLMANAQIDFFEGTYQEALEKAKSENKPVFVDAYAVWCGPCKWMDANTFKDADVAAFYNANFINLKLDAEKGNGREFAGKYRVTAYPTFFFLRADGSVVKKVMGAYPPDMFLSEGRSALESFKD
- a CDS encoding ferritin, which gives rise to MESKKLEKALNQQIKLEASASYSYLAKASWCEQRGLNGCAKFFYAHSEEERQHMLKVFKYLNDIGGHSVVPALDQPKQDFKNIKEVVEHSLKEEQEVTQAVHDLSELSSKEKAYGTYNFVQFYVDEQREEEILFANILEKIELIGLDGMGAYYIDKELEELIG
- a CDS encoding glycosyltransferase codes for the protein MAKQYKIFYGILDWGLGHASRSIPIIRYLLKKGNELHIGSSGRAFDLLSKEIHPDKNVQFFRLPDYAPEYKGKKGLLGDMLRQTPHFLKTIKQEEKWMRLKQHSENYDLIISDNRYGLHSEGAKNIFLSHQATILTPGKFGLLQYFVNRWYKNKYLKYFDEIWIPDSKDKHNLSGKLSLGHLPLKKRYIGPLSRFWNIESKGKKRKKYDLLLLLSGPEPQRSFLEEMLLEQIRGMGYTTLCVQGKTELFSKAPFTDNIDQISYLNGDELLDAIQSSEKIICRSGYSTIMELAGLGKSAILIPTPGQSEQEYLAHSLKEKGWFYSIEQDKFMLETALEAAENYKLPYKIPVNYFYKKIGSVFKRL
- a CDS encoding OmpH family outer membrane protein — translated: MIKSISKTLLLTFALLTLSLSLSAQGTNVKMGHVNFQTLLADLPSYAAAEKQLQKFAQELQTYLGNLNSEYESKVKQYYEEEADMLPSIKETRQKEIVDLEQRIQKLQGSSEQQLMEKQNELLAPLEEQIMTAVNEVAAEKGYAYVFDSSPGQSIIVAPESDNITPLVRAKIN
- a CDS encoding OmpH family outer membrane protein, with product MKKSTLIVTAFIMLSFSQAFAQRFAYVDTDYILERIPDYQKAQEKLDELAGEWRDEIDQRYREIDKMYKSYQAEQVLLTEQQKVQRQNAIEEKERQVKEYQKQKFGYEGELFQKRQELTKPLQDNIYNEIQKISKAKSYDVIFDRSAVTMLYYNQKLDLSDEILKAMGYAAIKTQEEK
- a CDS encoding POTRA domain-containing protein codes for the protein MKLKPRLLAIIVVLLSSITLISAQEDQDLKDTPVEPLNYATPGEYKIGGITVSGTKYLDPDILVTLSGLSVGQTIQIPGDEIAKAMSNLWKQGLFTDVQIYRTKTVGNTMFLEIALQERARMSRFTLDGIKKGDADDLREKIRLIKGRVVTENTKSNTVNIIKDFYKEKGFYNTKVTISEIPDTVMTNSILLQIEINKGQKVKIAEININGNEKYSDIKLHRKMKETKEKAHFEPWEIFKVKNMREFADSNFNFIDWLSGLAPTKMYRYTSQYANFNIFSASKLIEKEYENDKQNIVDFYHSNGYRDARILRDTFYLKDGNIYIDIDLFEGHEYYFRHITWKGNTIYSDDKLAQILDIKKGTIYDRTLLDERLFMSQTGMDVSSLYMDDGYLFFQVTPVEVAVEEDSIDVEIRIYEGPQATIDEVRIYGNTKTNEKVVRRELRTLPGNKFSRSDLIRSQREIAQLGYFDPEQMDVRPIPNPEEGTVDIEYHVVEKPSDQLELSAGWGGRGRGVVGTVGISFTNFSIQNLFDKGSWSPLPSGDGQKLSLRVQTNGKIYQSYNLSFTEPWIGGKKPNSFTVSYFHSRFADFNFATREVRGRMINNSTSVGIGTRLKWPDDFFVFQTSLNFQTYKLDNWTSSNFIITDGVSNNFNINFTLSRSSVDAPHFPKRGSNFSLSLAMTPPYSSFSNKDYATMENNDKYRYIEYHKWKVKAEWFLNIKGNLVLRTAAKLGFMGYYNQDIGHSPFERFELGGDGLSNFQFFGRDIISMRGYEVGTPSEGSPFYNKFTTELRYAFSTNPSSTIYAHAFFEAGNYWNSIKKYNPFDQARSVGLGVRIFLPMFGLLGFDYGIGFDKEMFENVVIEKPTSFGDFLGKYGKFTIVLGFEPE
- the murI gene encoding glutamate racemase → MLKNNFPLGIFDSGIGGLTIADAIIKCLPHEDILYFGDTAHLPYGDKSPELVRKYAAQITEFLLEHNCKMLVIACNTASAFAYDFLQENYGQRIKIINVVEPLVENLEADRSLSKIAIIGTRGTIASGVYPKKIKAVIPNVEVVCKETPLLAPMIEAGFFHDKISQEIIEAYLSDQQFKNIDAIVLACTHYPLIKKEIQVFFGEKVKVFDSTDFTQKAVKNVLEKEQLLNNQKKKGQHRFFLSDNTASFRATAKILFGSEIESEFYALSK